The following coding sequences lie in one Arabidopsis thaliana chromosome 3, partial sequence genomic window:
- the BSK6 gene encoding kinase with tetratricopeptide repeat domain-containing protein (Protein kinase protein with tetratricopeptide repeat domain; FUNCTIONS IN: binding, protein kinase activity, kinase activity, ATP binding; INVOLVED IN: protein amino acid phosphorylation, N-terminal protein myristoylation; LOCATED IN: plasma membrane; EXPRESSED IN: 23 plant structures; EXPRESSED DURING: 13 growth stages; CONTAINS InterPro DOMAIN/s: Tetratricopeptide-like helical (InterPro:IPR011990), Protein kinase, catalytic domain (InterPro:IPR000719), Serine-threonine/tyrosine-protein kinase (InterPro:IPR001245), Protein kinase-like domain (InterPro:IPR011009); BEST Arabidopsis thaliana protein match is: Protein kinase protein with tetratricopeptide repeat domain (TAIR:AT5G59010.1); Has 33259 Blast hits to 32742 proteins in 1298 species: Archae - 16; Bacteria - 2417; Metazoa - 7041; Fungi - 251; Plants - 21929; Viruses - 104; Other Eukaryotes - 1501 (source: NCBI BLink).): MGARCSKFSFCLFPSHFKSASVLESPDIENGGKVWPTFKEFKLEQLKSATGGFSSDNIVSEHGEKAPNVVYRGRLDDGRLIAVKRFNRLAWADHRQFLDEAKAVGSLRSDRLANLIGCCFEGEERLLVAEFMPHETLAKHLFHWENNPMKWAMRLRVALCLAQALEYCSNKGRALYHDLNAYRVLFDKDGNPRLSCFGLMKNSRDGKSYSTNLAFTPPEYLRTGRVTPESVVFSFGTVLLDLMSGKHIPPSHALDLIRGKNCAMLMDSALEGHFSNEDGTELVRLATRCLQYEARERPNVKSLVTSLVTLQKESDVASYVLMGIPHETEAEEESPLSLTPFGDACLRVDLTAIQEILSKIGYKDDEGIANELSFQMWTNQMQESLNSKKQGDLAFRSKDFTTAVDCYTQFIDGGTMVSPTVHARRCLSYLMNDNAQEALTDALQAQVVSPDWPTALYLQAACLFKLGMEADAQQALKDGTTLEAKKSNKR, from the exons ATGGGAGCTCGTTGCTCAAAGTTCTCATTCTGCTTGTTCCCTTCTCACTTCAAATCCGCTTCAGTTCTCGAGTCTCCTGATATCG AGAATGGAGGAAAAGTGTGGCCGACTTTTAAGGAATTCAAATTGGAGCAGCTGAAATCTGCGACCGGAGGTTTCTCTTCAGACAACATTGTATCAGAACACGGCGAGAAAGCTCCAAACGTTGTCTACAGAGGAAGGCTTGATGATGGTCGTTTGATTGCTGTCAAACGATTCAATCGCCTTGCTTGGGCTGATCATCGACAGTTCCTG GATGAAGCTAAAGCTGTTGGGAGCTTGAGGAGTGATAGATTAGCGAATCTGATTGGATGTTGctttgaaggagaagagagattacTAGTTGCTGAGTTTATGCCTCATGAAACGCTTGCAAAGCATCTTTTCCACT GGGAGAATAATCCGATGAAATGGGCGATGAGATTAAGAGTTGCATTGTGTTTAGCACAAGCATTGGAATATTGTAGTAATAAAGGGAGAGCTTTGTATCATGATCTCAATGCTTACAGGGTTTTGTTTGACAAG GATGGGAATCCCAGGTTGTCTTGTTTTGGACTCATGAAAAATAGCAGAGATGGGAAGAGTTATAGCACAAACTTGGCATTTACTCCTCCAGAGTATTTGCGAACGG GTAGAGTTACACCAGAGAGTGTTGTATTCAGTTTTGGAACCGTTTTGCTCGATCTCATGAGTGGAAAACATATTCCACCGAGTCAT GCGCTTGACCTAATCAGAGGCAAGAACTGTGCAATGTTAATGGATTCTGCTCTCGAGGGTCATTTCTCAAACGAAGACGGAACTGAGCTAGTACGCTTAGCCACACGTTGTCTGCAGTATGAAGCTCGAGAAAGACCAAATGTGAAATCTCTCGTGACTTCACTTGTCACACTCCAGAAGGAATCTGATGTAGCTTCCTACGTTCTTATGGGTATACCCCATGAAACCGAGGCTGAAGAAGAGTCTCCGCTTTCTTTGACACCCTTTGGTGATGCATGCTTAAGAGTGGATCTTACAGCCATACAGGAAATACTCAGTAAGATTGGATACAAGGATGATGAAGGAATTGCCAATGAG CTCTCGTTTCAAATGTGGACCAATCAGATGCAGGAATCTCTCAATTCGAAGAAGCAAGGCGACTTAGCTTTCCGTTCCAAAGATTTTACAACCGCGGTCGATTGCTACACTCAG TTCATAGATGGGGGAACAATGGTGTCACCAACAGTACACGCACGGCGGTGCTTGTCATATCTGATGAACGACAACGCACAAGAGGCTCTGACAGATGCATTGCAGGCACAGGTTGTGTCTCCGGATTGGCCAACCGCCTTGTATCTGCAAGCGGCTTGCTTGTTCAAGCTGGGTATGGAAGCCGATGCTCAGCAAGCTCTTAAGGATGGGACTACATTGGAAGCTAAGAAGAGTAACAAGCGCTGA
- a CDS encoding PAR1 protein codes for MYTHTPQHPFNIYASYFHVLSILHFSLKTSRGSKSLTPTNQEKETEEKREKKNAETMSFSSLKLPIFLILSSLLHAAIGENIVCENLPTNMCSFSISASGKRCILETANVAGEFTCRTSAVDVEGIVNHVETDECVSACGVDRKTVGISSDSLMEAGFAAKLCSSACLDYCPNILDLYFNLAAGEGAFLPDLCDAQRMNPQRSMMEFISSGAAPGPVSEIAPGPTSEEVSSPALAPASM; via the exons atgtacacaCACACCCCACAACATCCCTTCAACATATACGCGTCCTATTTCCACGTTCTCTCTATATTACATTTTTCCTTGAAAACATCTCGAGGTTCAAAATCTTTAACCCctacaaatcaagaaaaggagacagaggagaagagagaaaagaaaaacgcAGAAACaatgtctttttcttccctCAAATTGCCAatctttctcattctctcaAGTCTTCTCCATGCGGCTATAG GGGAAAACATTGTTTGCGAGAATCTGCCAACAAATATGTGCTCGTTCTCAATATCCGCTTCCGGGAAAAGATGTATATTGGAGACGGCTAATGTCGCCGGAGAATTCACTTGCCGCACTTCCGCAGTGGACGTGGAAGGGATTGTAAACCACGTGGAGACCGACGAGTGCGTTTCCGCTTGTGGGGTTGATCGGAAAACCGTAGGGATCTCGTCAGACTCCTTGATGGAGGCAGGTTTCGCCGCTAAGCTTTGCTCATCCGCTTGCTTGGACTATTGCCCTAACATTCTTGATCTCTATTTCAACCTCGCCGCCGGTGAAG GTGCATTTTTACCTGATCTATGTGATGCTCAACGGATGAATCCCCAGCGTTCGATGATGGAATTCATCAGCTCCGGCGCCGCACCAGGCCCTGTCTCCGAAATTGCACCAGGCCCCACCTCCGAAGAAGTCTCATCTCCTGCTCTAGCTCCGGCTTCTATGTAA
- a CDS encoding PAR1 protein (PAR1 protein; FUNCTIONS IN: molecular_function unknown; INVOLVED IN: biological_process unknown; LOCATED IN: endomembrane system; EXPRESSED IN: 20 plant structures; EXPRESSED DURING: 10 growth stages; CONTAINS InterPro DOMAIN/s: PAR1 (InterPro:IPR009489); BEST Arabidopsis thaliana protein match is: PAR1 protein (TAIR:AT5G52390.1); Has 82 Blast hits to 82 proteins in 11 species: Archae - 0; Bacteria - 0; Metazoa - 0; Fungi - 0; Plants - 82; Viruses - 0; Other Eukaryotes - 0 (source: NCBI BLink).) — MSFSSLKLPIFLILSSLLHAAIGENIVCENLPTNMCSFSISASGKRCILETANVAGEFTCRTSAVDVEGIVNHVETDECVSACGVDRKTVGISSDSLMEAGFAAKLCSSACLDYCPNILDLYFNLAAGEGAFLPDLCDAQRMNPQRSMMEFISSGAAPGPVSEIAPGPTSEEVSSPALAPASM; from the exons atgtctttttcttccctCAAATTGCCAatctttctcattctctcaAGTCTTCTCCATGCGGCTATAG GGGAAAACATTGTTTGCGAGAATCTGCCAACAAATATGTGCTCGTTCTCAATATCCGCTTCCGGGAAAAGATGTATATTGGAGACGGCTAATGTCGCCGGAGAATTCACTTGCCGCACTTCCGCAGTGGACGTGGAAGGGATTGTAAACCACGTGGAGACCGACGAGTGCGTTTCCGCTTGTGGGGTTGATCGGAAAACCGTAGGGATCTCGTCAGACTCCTTGATGGAGGCAGGTTTCGCCGCTAAGCTTTGCTCATCCGCTTGCTTGGACTATTGCCCTAACATTCTTGATCTCTATTTCAACCTCGCCGCCGGTGAAG GTGCATTTTTACCTGATCTATGTGATGCTCAACGGATGAATCCCCAGCGTTCGATGATGGAATTCATCAGCTCCGGCGCCGCACCAGGCCCTGTCTCCGAAATTGCACCAGGCCCCACCTCCGAAGAAGTCTCATCTCCTGCTCTAGCTCCGGCTTCTATGTAA
- the HCEF1 gene encoding high cyclic electron flow 1 (high cyclic electron flow 1 (HCEF1); FUNCTIONS IN: fructose 1,6-bisphosphate 1-phosphatase activity, phosphoric ester hydrolase activity; INVOLVED IN: response to cold, photosynthetic electron transport in photosystem I, fructose metabolic process; LOCATED IN: apoplast, stromule, chloroplast stroma, chloroplast; EXPRESSED IN: 22 plant structures; EXPRESSED DURING: 14 growth stages; CONTAINS InterPro DOMAIN/s: Fructose-1,6-bisphosphatase, active site (InterPro:IPR020548), Fructose-1,6-bisphosphatase (InterPro:IPR000146); BEST Arabidopsis thaliana protein match is: Inositol monophosphatase family protein (TAIR:AT1G43670.1); Has 3841 Blast hits to 3835 proteins in 1291 species: Archae - 49; Bacteria - 2352; Metazoa - 411; Fungi - 158; Plants - 388; Viruses - 0; Other Eukaryotes - 483 (source: NCBI BLink).), producing the protein MAATAATTTSSHLLLSSSRHVASSSQPSILSPRSLFSNNGKRAPTGVRNHQYASGVRCMAVAADAAETKTAARKKSGYELQTLTGWLLRQEMKGEIDAELTIVMSSISLACKQIASLVQRAGISNLTGVQGAVNIQGEDQKKLDVISNEVFSNCLRSSGRTGIIASEEEDVPVAVEESYSGNYVVVFDPLDGSSNIDAAVSTGSIFGIYSPNDECIVDDSDDISALGSEEQRCIVNVCQPGNNLLAAGYCMYSSSVIFVLTLGKGVFSFTLDPMYGEFVLTQENIEIPKAGRIYSFNEGNYQMWDDKLKKYIDDLKDPGPTGKPYSARYIGSLVGDFHRTLLYGGIYGYPRDAKSKNGKLRLLYECAPMSFIVEQAGGKGSDGHSRVLDIQPTEIHQRVPLYIGSTEEVEKLEKYLA; encoded by the exons ATGGCAGCAACCGCCGCAACAACGACGTCGtctcaccttcttctctcAAGCTCACGTCACGTGGCATCATCATCCCAGCCTTCAATCCTTTCACCGagatctctcttctccaacAACGGGAAACGAGCACCAACTGGAGTGAGGAACCATCAGTATGCGAGTGGAGTGAGGTGTATGGCCGTAGCGGCGGATGCTGCTGAGACGAAAACGGCGGCGAGGAAGAAGAGTGGATACGAACTTCAAACGTTGACGGGCTGGTTGCTGAGACAAGAGATGAAAGGAGAGATAGATGCAGAGCTGACGATAGTGATGTCGAGTATATCATTGGCTTGTAAGCAGATCGCTTCACTTGTTCAACGTGCCGGAATCTCTAACCTGACCGGAGTTCAAGGCGCCGTTAATATTCAGGGAGAGGATCAGAAGAAGCTTGACGTCATCTCTAATGAG GTGTTTTCCAACTGTTTGAGATCAAGTGGAAGAACGGGAATCATAGCCTCGGAGGAAGAGGACGTGCCAGTTGCGGTGGAGGAGAGTTACTCCGGCAACTACGTCGTCGTGTTTGACCCTCTTGATGGTTCCTCCAACATTGACGCTGCCGTCTCTACTGGTTCTATCTTCGGTATCTATAGCCCCAATGACGAATGCATTGTCGACGACTCCGACGATATCTCAGCT CTTGGGTCAGAAGAACAAAGGTGTATAGTAAACGTGTGCCAGCCAGGGAACAACTTGTTAGCAGCCGGCTACTGTATGTACTCGAGCTCGGTCATCTTCGTTCTTACTCTAGGCAAAGGCGTTTTCTCCTTCACGCTCGATCCAATGTACGGTGAGTTTGTCCTCACGCAAGAAAACATTGAGATCCCCAAAGCCGGGAGAATCTACTCTTTCAACGAAGGGAATTACCAGATGTGGGACGATAAACTAAAGAAGTACATTGATGATCTTAAGGACCCTGGTCCAACTGGGAAGCCTTACTCCGCAAGGTACATTGGAAGTTTGGTTGGAGATTTTCACAGGACTTTATTGTATGGTGGGATTTACGGGTACCCTCGTGACGCAAAGAgcaaaaatggaaaacttAGGCTGTTGTATGAGTGTGCACCAATGAGTTTCATTGTTGAACAAGCTGGAGGGAAAGGTTCTGATGGACATTCGAGAGTACTAGATATCCAACCGACTGAG ATACATCAGAGGGTTCCTCTATACATTGGAAGCACAGAGGAAGTAGAGAAGCTGGAGAAGTACTTGGCTTGA
- a CDS encoding myosin-M heavy protein (unknown protein; BEST Arabidopsis thaliana protein match is: unknown protein (TAIR:AT2G37960.2); Has 35333 Blast hits to 34131 proteins in 2444 species: Archae - 798; Bacteria - 22429; Metazoa - 974; Fungi - 991; Plants - 531; Viruses - 0; Other Eukaryotes - 9610 (source: NCBI BLink).), giving the protein MGKSSRSKGSNLIGKGEVTPTQVAFIVDRYLHDNRFSETRALFRSEASSLISDSPIRNVPNSLMTLDAMLNHYVSLKKQKVSLDQEKLKLDQEKIRVQNLLQGMENVMNTYNASLTAPPPASAPTSQQKNHSISSSGLSQYNTLNGMSVSLLGNKRVDFGNFSTPSTSQSITGKRKGPEVSVTAPPVSRKSRITRATGTNKLPQADKAANNFTSETLAVAKNSASNELIGNGSSVVKCLFNKADSSVPTSSTCFRTPQKHASSGSDKSNSSQKEVTPTNTNCTIVTKERFTISPLKQITSYSVERSHLISFSSPVKSNLKMSNKRDHVKGKLNFDDTDTETCLEAPATADLVSTSPSGSEPEVDLFDMDFSNLDFSELLVDFDLGCEGSANHCLSLTPNQPTQTVSGSSPESGDCNLESDQPFLEYTSTVTDVIQTRFESKE; this is encoded by the exons ATGGGGAAATCGAGCAGATCTAAAGGATCGAATCTCATCGGCAAAGGTGAAGTTACCCCAACGCAAGTTGCTTTTATCGTCGATCGCTATCTCCACGACAATCGATTCTCAGAAACTCGAGCCCTCTTTAGAtctgaagcttcttctctcatctctgATTCCCCAATTCGCAAT GTTCCGAATAGTTTGATGACTCTTGATGCTATGTTGAACCATTACGTATCtctaaagaagcagaaagtGAGTCTGGATCAAGAGAAACTGAAATTGGATCAAGAGAAAATTAGGGTTCAAAATCTGTTGCAGGGGATGGAAAATGTGATGAATACTTACAACGCTAGCCTCACCGCTCCTCCTCCGGCTTCAGCTCCAACTTCTCAACAGAAAAATCACAGTATCTCTTCTTCAG GCTTATCTCAGTACAACACACTAAATGGTATGTCAGTATCATTGCTTGGTAACAAAAGAGTagattttgggaatttttCCACACCTTCGACGAGTCAGTCTATAACTGGGAAACGAAAAGGTCCTGAAGTTTCTGTAACAGCTCCTCCGGTATCTAGGAAATCAAGGATCACTAGAGCAACTG GGACTAATAAGTTGCCACAAGCTGATAAAGCAGCTAACAATTTCACATCTGAAACACTAGCAGTGGCTAAAAACTCTGCAAGTAATGAGTTGATTGGTAATGGGTCAAGTGTGGTGAAGTGTTTGTTCAATAAGGCTGATTCGTCTGTTCCTACTAGTTCAACATGCTTTAGGACACCACAAAAACATGCTTCTTCTGGGAGTGATAAGTCCAACAGTTCCCAGAAAGAAGTTACTCCTACAAATACAAACTGCACAATTGTTACAAAGGAGAGATTCACAATCAGCCCTCTCAAGCAAATTACTTCTTATTCAGTGGAAAGAAGCcatcttatttctttttcttcaccgGTCAAGTCTAACCTGAAGATGTCAAATAAGAGAGACCATGTGAAAGGAAAGCTCAACTTTGATGACACTGACACAGAAACGTGCTTAGAGGCACCTGCCACTGCAGATTTAGTTTCAACTTCTCCATCTGGGTCTGAGCCAGAAGTTGATTTGTTTGACATGGACTTTTCTAATCTGGATTTCTCGGAGCTACTAGTTGATTTCGATCTTGGTTGTGAAGGAAGTGCAAATCATTGCTTGTCACTGACCCCAAATCAACCCACTCAAACTGTTTCAGG GTCGTCTCCTGAATCAGGGGATTGTAATCTCGAGTCTGACCAGCCCTTTTTGGAATATACATCAACCGTGACTGATGTGATTCAA ACAAGATTTGAAAGCAAAGAGTGA
- a CDS encoding myosin-M heavy protein (unknown protein; BEST Arabidopsis thaliana protein match is: unknown protein (TAIR:AT2G37960.2); Has 455 Blast hits to 322 proteins in 98 species: Archae - 0; Bacteria - 178; Metazoa - 88; Fungi - 75; Plants - 28; Viruses - 2; Other Eukaryotes - 84 (source: NCBI BLink).) produces the protein MGKSSRSKGSNLIGKGEVTPTQVAFIVDRYLHDNRFSETRALFRSEASSLISDSPIRNVPNSLMTLDAMLNHYVSLKKQKVSLDQEKLKLDQEKIRVQNLLQGMENVMNTYNASLTAPPPASAPTSQQKNHSISSSGLSQYNTLNGMSVSLLGNKRVDFGNFSTPSTSQSITGKRKGPEVSVTAPPVSRKSRITRATGTNKLPQADKAANNFTSETLAVAKNSASNELIGNGSSVVKCLFNKADSSVPTSSTCFRTPQKHASSGSDKSNSSQKEVTPTNTNCTIVTKERFTISPLKQITSYSVERSHLISFSSPVKSNLKMSNKRDHVKGKLNFDDTDTETCLEAPATADLVSTSPSGSEPEVDLFDMDFSNLDFSELLVDFDLGCEGSANHCLSLTPNQPTQTVSGSSPESGDCNLESDQPFLEYTSTVTDVIQISRCIDPLSNSSHSSLNTDKI, from the exons ATGGGGAAATCGAGCAGATCTAAAGGATCGAATCTCATCGGCAAAGGTGAAGTTACCCCAACGCAAGTTGCTTTTATCGTCGATCGCTATCTCCACGACAATCGATTCTCAGAAACTCGAGCCCTCTTTAGAtctgaagcttcttctctcatctctgATTCCCCAATTCGCAAT GTTCCGAATAGTTTGATGACTCTTGATGCTATGTTGAACCATTACGTATCtctaaagaagcagaaagtGAGTCTGGATCAAGAGAAACTGAAATTGGATCAAGAGAAAATTAGGGTTCAAAATCTGTTGCAGGGGATGGAAAATGTGATGAATACTTACAACGCTAGCCTCACCGCTCCTCCTCCGGCTTCAGCTCCAACTTCTCAACAGAAAAATCACAGTATCTCTTCTTCAG GCTTATCTCAGTACAACACACTAAATGGTATGTCAGTATCATTGCTTGGTAACAAAAGAGTagattttgggaatttttCCACACCTTCGACGAGTCAGTCTATAACTGGGAAACGAAAAGGTCCTGAAGTTTCTGTAACAGCTCCTCCGGTATCTAGGAAATCAAGGATCACTAGAGCAACTG GGACTAATAAGTTGCCACAAGCTGATAAAGCAGCTAACAATTTCACATCTGAAACACTAGCAGTGGCTAAAAACTCTGCAAGTAATGAGTTGATTGGTAATGGGTCAAGTGTGGTGAAGTGTTTGTTCAATAAGGCTGATTCGTCTGTTCCTACTAGTTCAACATGCTTTAGGACACCACAAAAACATGCTTCTTCTGGGAGTGATAAGTCCAACAGTTCCCAGAAAGAAGTTACTCCTACAAATACAAACTGCACAATTGTTACAAAGGAGAGATTCACAATCAGCCCTCTCAAGCAAATTACTTCTTATTCAGTGGAAAGAAGCcatcttatttctttttcttcaccgGTCAAGTCTAACCTGAAGATGTCAAATAAGAGAGACCATGTGAAAGGAAAGCTCAACTTTGATGACACTGACACAGAAACGTGCTTAGAGGCACCTGCCACTGCAGATTTAGTTTCAACTTCTCCATCTGGGTCTGAGCCAGAAGTTGATTTGTTTGACATGGACTTTTCTAATCTGGATTTCTCGGAGCTACTAGTTGATTTCGATCTTGGTTGTGAAGGAAGTGCAAATCATTGCTTGTCACTGACCCCAAATCAACCCACTCAAACTGTTTCAGG GTCGTCTCCTGAATCAGGGGATTGTAATCTCGAGTCTGACCAGCCCTTTTTGGAATATACATCAACCGTGACTGATGTGATTCAA ATTTCAAGATGTATTGATCCTCTCTCTAACTCGAGCCATTCTTCTCTTAACACAGACAAGATTTGA
- a CDS encoding LOW protein: ankyrin repeat protein, with amino-acid sequence MNRQQVGSGAALHMQKELLWFKAVKEIVPRSYIETKNTKGELAHDIFTEQHENLRKEGERWMKETATACMLGATLIATVVFAAAITIPGGNDDSGDKANTLGFPNFRKRLLFDIFTLSDSVALFSSMMSIVIFLSIFTSRYAEEDFRYDLPTKLMFGLSALFISIISMILAFTFSMILIRVEKASLSLVLISCLASLTALTFAYLYFHLWFNTLRSVYISMFLFLGRKRGIRIFV; translated from the exons ATGAATCGTCAACAAGTTGGATCAGGAGCAGCACTTCATATGCAAAAAGAGCTCCTTTGGTTCAAG GCTGTTAAAGAAATAGTTCCTCGTTCATACAtcgaaaccaaaaacactaaGGGCGAACTAGCGCATGATATATTCACGGAACAACACGAAAACTTACgcaaagaaggagagagatggATGAAAGAAACCGCGACAGCATGTATGCTCGGAGCAACGCTGATAGCAACTGTGGTCTTTGCAGCAGCCATTACTATACCAGGTGGAAATGATGATTCAGGTGACAAAGCAAATACGTTGGGCTTCCCAAATTTTAGAAAGAGATTATTGTTCGATATATTTACCTTATCAGATTCGGTTGCCCTCTTCTCATCGATGATGTCTATCGTGATATTTTTATCGATCTTCACTTCTCGGTACGCAGAAGAGGATTTTCGTTATGATTTACCAACAAAGCTTATGTTCGGACTTTCGGCATTGTTTATCTCGATCATCTCTATGATTCTTGCCTTCACCTTCTCGATGATCTTGATCCGTGTTGAAAAAGCTTCCTTGAGCTTAGTCCTCATCTCTTGCCTTGCTTCTCTCACGGCTCTCACGTTTGCTTACTTGTATTTTCACCTTTGGTTTAACACTCTACGCTCAGTCTATATTTCTATGTTTCTCTTCCTTGGACGTAAAAGAGGTATCCGTATCTTCGTCTAA
- a CDS encoding LOW protein: ankyrin repeat protein (Ankyrin repeat family protein; CONTAINS InterPro DOMAIN/s: Ankyrin repeat-containing domain (InterPro:IPR020683), Ankyrin repeat (InterPro:IPR002110); BEST Arabidopsis thaliana protein match is: Ankyrin repeat family protein (TAIR:AT5G35810.1); Has 10613 Blast hits to 6237 proteins in 350 species: Archae - 27; Bacteria - 619; Metazoa - 5584; Fungi - 682; Plants - 1506; Viruses - 31; Other Eukaryotes - 2164 (source: NCBI BLink).) — MGILDKGKQLHQEDVIVEVGEPSGSSPNEDPSSLPNVEDHTSEDVTKPHSRNLMYKAVLTGDWKTASTLISRKECNVVEQITGNSEIALHIAVAAKHKDFVRNLLREMDPPDLSLKNKDGNTPLSFAAALGDIETAEMLINMIRDLPDISNEKTMTPIHIAALYGHGEMVQYLFSKTSIKDLNDQQYLNLFHTMISADIYGVFADVPLWMLERVDLYRKELALYPNSNKALHLLARKTSAISHKSQLNLFQQVASS; from the exons ATGGGAATCTTGGATAAAGGCAAACAGCTTCACCAAGAAGACGTAATAGTGGAAGTAGGAGAGCCAAGTGGGTCATCTCCAAATGAAGATCCTAGTTCACTGCCCAATGTTGAGGATCATACTTCAGAAGATG TTACAAAACCACATAGCCGGAATTTAATGTATAAAGCTGTTCTGACAGGAGATTGGAAAACAGCCAGCACTTTAATATCGAGAAAAGAGTGTAATGTCGTGGAGCAAATTACTGGTAATTCTGAGATTGCTCTTCACATAGCTGTTGCAGCAAAGCACAAGGATTTTGTGAGAAATCTACTCAGAGAAATGGATCCCCCTGACTTGTCACTGAAAAACAAAGACGGCAACACACCCTTGTCTTTTGCTGCCGCGTTGGGAGACATTGAGACTGCTGAGATGTTAATAAACATGATCCGAGATCTTCCGGATATTTCGAACGAGAAAACAATGACACCAATCCACATCGCCGCTTTGTACGGCCATGGAGAAATGGTTCAATATCTTTTCTCCAAAACAAGCATCAAAGATCTCAATGATCAGCAATATCTGAATCTCTTTCATACCATGATATCAGCTGATATTTAtg GTGTATTTGCAGATGTACCTCTGTGGATGTTGGAAAGAGTGGATTTGTATAGAAAAGAACTAGCCCTTTATCCAAATAGTAACAAAGCCTTGCACTTGTTGGCTCGCAAGACTTCTGCCATTTCCCATAAAAGCCAGCTTAACTTGTTTCAGCAAGTAGCAAGTTCTT